In the genome of Phacochoerus africanus isolate WHEZ1 chromosome 10, ROS_Pafr_v1, whole genome shotgun sequence, one region contains:
- the IDUA gene encoding alpha-L-iduronidase isoform X3 — MRPPRPHASLLELLGVLLVASLAAAEAPHLVRVDAARALGPLRPFWRSTGFCPPLPHSQAHRYDLSWDQQLNLAYVGAVPHGGIQQVRAHWLLGLVTARRSAGQGLSYNFTHLDRYLDLLRENQLLPGFELMGSPSGHFTDFEDKQQVFEWRNLVSLLARRYIGFGMHSCPCPRGGPLLPQQGLSAGRYGLKHVSKWNFETWNEPDHHDFDNVSMTLQGFLNYYDACSEGLRAASPALRLGGPGDSFRDPPRSPLCWGLLAHCHNGTNFFTGEVGVRLDFIALHKKGAGSSIYILEQEVAVMQQIQRLFPKFTDTPIYNDEADPLVGWSLPQPWRADVTYAAMVVKVIAQHQNLLVANTSSSIRYTLLSNDNAFLSYHPHPFSQRTLTARFQVNNTRPPHVQLLRKPVLTAMGLLALLDSEQLWAEVSQAGRVLDSNHTVGVLASAHRPTGPADAWRATVLVYASDDTRAHANRSVPLILSLHGVPPGPGLVFVQLYMDNSISSPDGEWRRLGRPVFPSAQQLRRMRAAEDPAAVRPLPFPPSGRLTLSPELPLPSLLLVHVCARPEAPPGQVSRLRALPLTRGQLLLVWSDERVGSKCVPVGL, encoded by the exons ATGCGCCCCCCACGCCCCCACGCCTCGCTGCTAGAGCTCCTGGGGGTGCTTCTGGTCGCGTCCCTCGCGGCCGCCGAGGCGCCGCACCTGGTGCGCGTGGACGCGGCCCGCGCGCTGGGGCCCCTGCGACCCTTCTGGAGGAGCACCGGCTTCTG TCCCCCCCTGCCGCACAGCCAGGCTCACCGGTATGACCTCAGCTGGGACCAGCAGCTCAACCTGGCCTACGTGGGCGCCGTCCCTCATGGTGGTATCCAGCAGGTTCGGGCCCACTGGCTGCTGGGCCTCGTCACAGCCAG GAGGTCAGCTGGACAGGGACTGAGCTACAATTTCACCCACCTGGATCGATACCTGGACCTTCTCAGGGAGAACCAGCTCCTCCCAG GCTTTGAGCTGATGGGCAGCCCCTCTGGACACTTCACGGACTTTGAGGACAAGCAGCAGGTGTTCGAGTGGAGGAACCTGGTCTCGCTCCTGGCTAGGAGATACATTG GGTTCGGGATGCACTCGTGTCCCTGCCCCAGGGGAGGGCCCCTcttgccacagcagggactctctGCAGGGAGGTACGGACTCAAGCACGTTTCCAAGTGGAATTTTGAGACGTGGAATGAGCCGGACCACCACGACTTTGACAACGTGTCCATGACCTTGCAAG GCTTCTTGAACTACTACGACGCCTGTTCCGAGGGTCTGCGAGCTGCCAGCCCGGCTCTGCGCCTGGGCGGTCCTGGCGACTCCTTCCGCGACCCACCACGctccccactgtgctggggcctCCTGGCGCACTGTCACAACGGAACCAATTTCTTCACCGGGGAGGTGGGCGTGCGGCTAGACTTCATCGCCCTCCATAAGAAG GGCGCGGGCAGCTCCATCTACATCCTGGAGCAGGAGGTGGCCGTCATGCAGCAGATACAGCGGCTCTTCCCCAAGTTCACGGACACCCCCATTTACAACGACGAGGCTGACCCGCTGGTGGgctggtctctgccacagccctGGAGGGCCGATGTGACCTACGCAGCCATGGTTGTGAAG GTCATCGCGCAGCACCAGAACCTGCTGGTGGCCAACACCAGCTCCTCCATCCGCTACACGCTGCTGAGCAACGACAATGCCTTCCTGAGTTACCACCCGCACCCCTTCTCCCAGCGCACGCTCACTGCGCGCTTCCAGGTCAACAACACGCGCCCACCACACGTGCAGCTGCTGCGCAAGCCGGTGCTCACGGCCATGGGGCTGCTGGCCCTGCTGG ATAGCGAGCAGCTCTGGGCTGAGGTGTCGCAGGCCGGGAGGGTGCTGGACAGCAACCACACAGTGGGCGTCCTGGCCAGCGCCCACCGCCCCACCGGCCCCGCCGATGCCTGGCGGGCCACGGTGCTGGTCTACGCGAGCGACGACACCCGCGCCCACGCCAACCGCAGCGTCCCCTTGATCCTGAGCTTGCACGGGGTGCCCCCGGGCCCTG GGCTCGTCTTTGTCCAGCTCTACATGGAcaactccatctccagccccGACGGCGAGTGGCGGCGCCTGGGCCGGCCGGTCTTCCCCTCCGCCCAGCAGCTCCGGCGCATGCGTGCGGCCGAG GACCCGGCGGCCGTGAGACCGCTGCCCTTCCCCCCCAGTGGCCGCCTGACGCTGAGCCCGGAGCTGCCCCTGCCCTCGCTCCTGCTGGTGCACGTCTGCGCGCGCCCCGAGGCGCCGCCCGGCCAG GTATCACGGCTCCGCGCCCTGCCCTTGACCCGCGGGCAGCTGCTTTTGGTCTGGTCGGATGAGCGCGTGGGCTCCAAGTGC GTGCCTGTGGGACTATGA
- the IDUA gene encoding alpha-L-iduronidase isoform X2: MRPPRPHASLLELLGVLLVASLAAAEAPHLVRVDAARALGPLRPFWRSTGFCPPLPHSQAHRYDLSWDQQLNLAYVGAVPHGGIQQVRAHWLLGLVTARRSAGQGLSYNFTHLDRYLDLLRENQLLPGFELMGSPSGHFTDFEDKQQVFEWRNLVSLLARRYIGRYGLKHVSKWNFETWNEPDHHDFDNVSMTLQGFLNYYDACSEGLRAASPALRLGGPGDSFRDPPRSPLCWGLLAHCHNGTNFFTGEVGVRLDFIALHKKGAGSSIYILEQEVAVMQQIQRLFPKFTDTPIYNDEADPLVGWSLPQPWRADVTYAAMVVKVIAQHQNLLVANTSSSIRYTLLSNDNAFLSYHPHPFSQRTLTARFQVNNTRPPHVQLLRKPVLTAMGLLALLDSEQLWAEVSQAGRVLDSNHTVGVLASAHRPTGPADAWRATVLVYASDDTRAHANRSVPLILSLHGVPPGPGLVFVQLYMDNSISSPDGEWRRLGRPVFPSAQQLRRMRAAEDPAAVRPLPFPPSGRLTLSPELPLPSLLLVHVCARPEAPPGQVSRLRALPLTRGQLLLVWSDERVGSKCLWDYEIQFCPEGGVYTRVDRKPSTFNLFVFSPDTAVVSGSYRVRAVDYWARPGPFSSPVRYLEVPAR; encoded by the exons ATGCGCCCCCCACGCCCCCACGCCTCGCTGCTAGAGCTCCTGGGGGTGCTTCTGGTCGCGTCCCTCGCGGCCGCCGAGGCGCCGCACCTGGTGCGCGTGGACGCGGCCCGCGCGCTGGGGCCCCTGCGACCCTTCTGGAGGAGCACCGGCTTCTG TCCCCCCCTGCCGCACAGCCAGGCTCACCGGTATGACCTCAGCTGGGACCAGCAGCTCAACCTGGCCTACGTGGGCGCCGTCCCTCATGGTGGTATCCAGCAGGTTCGGGCCCACTGGCTGCTGGGCCTCGTCACAGCCAG GAGGTCAGCTGGACAGGGACTGAGCTACAATTTCACCCACCTGGATCGATACCTGGACCTTCTCAGGGAGAACCAGCTCCTCCCAG GCTTTGAGCTGATGGGCAGCCCCTCTGGACACTTCACGGACTTTGAGGACAAGCAGCAGGTGTTCGAGTGGAGGAACCTGGTCTCGCTCCTGGCTAGGAGATACATTG GGAGGTACGGACTCAAGCACGTTTCCAAGTGGAATTTTGAGACGTGGAATGAGCCGGACCACCACGACTTTGACAACGTGTCCATGACCTTGCAAG GCTTCTTGAACTACTACGACGCCTGTTCCGAGGGTCTGCGAGCTGCCAGCCCGGCTCTGCGCCTGGGCGGTCCTGGCGACTCCTTCCGCGACCCACCACGctccccactgtgctggggcctCCTGGCGCACTGTCACAACGGAACCAATTTCTTCACCGGGGAGGTGGGCGTGCGGCTAGACTTCATCGCCCTCCATAAGAAG GGCGCGGGCAGCTCCATCTACATCCTGGAGCAGGAGGTGGCCGTCATGCAGCAGATACAGCGGCTCTTCCCCAAGTTCACGGACACCCCCATTTACAACGACGAGGCTGACCCGCTGGTGGgctggtctctgccacagccctGGAGGGCCGATGTGACCTACGCAGCCATGGTTGTGAAG GTCATCGCGCAGCACCAGAACCTGCTGGTGGCCAACACCAGCTCCTCCATCCGCTACACGCTGCTGAGCAACGACAATGCCTTCCTGAGTTACCACCCGCACCCCTTCTCCCAGCGCACGCTCACTGCGCGCTTCCAGGTCAACAACACGCGCCCACCACACGTGCAGCTGCTGCGCAAGCCGGTGCTCACGGCCATGGGGCTGCTGGCCCTGCTGG ATAGCGAGCAGCTCTGGGCTGAGGTGTCGCAGGCCGGGAGGGTGCTGGACAGCAACCACACAGTGGGCGTCCTGGCCAGCGCCCACCGCCCCACCGGCCCCGCCGATGCCTGGCGGGCCACGGTGCTGGTCTACGCGAGCGACGACACCCGCGCCCACGCCAACCGCAGCGTCCCCTTGATCCTGAGCTTGCACGGGGTGCCCCCGGGCCCTG GGCTCGTCTTTGTCCAGCTCTACATGGAcaactccatctccagccccGACGGCGAGTGGCGGCGCCTGGGCCGGCCGGTCTTCCCCTCCGCCCAGCAGCTCCGGCGCATGCGTGCGGCCGAG GACCCGGCGGCCGTGAGACCGCTGCCCTTCCCCCCCAGTGGCCGCCTGACGCTGAGCCCGGAGCTGCCCCTGCCCTCGCTCCTGCTGGTGCACGTCTGCGCGCGCCCCGAGGCGCCGCCCGGCCAG GTATCACGGCTCCGCGCCCTGCCCTTGACCCGCGGGCAGCTGCTTTTGGTCTGGTCGGATGAGCGCGTGGGCTCCAA GTGCCTGTGGGACTATGAGATCCAGTTCTGCCCGGAGGGTGGGGTGTACACACGCGTCGACAGGAAGCCTTCAACCTTTAACCTCTTTGTGTTCAGCCCAG ACACGGCTGTTGTCTCTGGCTCCTACCGGGTCCGTGCCGTGGACTACTGGGCCCGGCCAGGCCCCTTCTCGAGCCCTGTGAGGTACCTGGAGGTCCCTGCCAGGTGA
- the IDUA gene encoding alpha-L-iduronidase isoform X4, which translates to MRPPRPHASLLELLGVLLVASLAAAEAPHLVRVDAARALGPLRPFWRSTGFCPPLPHSQAHRYDLSWDQQLNLAYVGAVPHGGIQQVRAHWLLGLVTARRSAGQGLSYNFTHLDRYLDLLRENQLLPGFELMGSPSGHFTDFEDKQQVFEWRNLVSLLARRYIGFGMHSCPCPRGGPLLPQQGLSAGRYGLKHVSKWNFETWNEPDHHDFDNVSMTLQGFLNYYDACSEGLRAASPALRLGGPGDSFRDPPRSPLCWGLLAHCHNGTNFFTGEVGVRLDFIALHKKGAGSSIYILEQEVAVMQQIQRLFPKFTDTPIYNDEADPLVGWSLPQPWRADVTYAAMVVKVIAQHQNLLVANTSSSIRYTLLSNDNAFLSYHPHPFSQRTLTARFQVNNTRPPHVQLLRKPVLTAMGLLALLDSEQLWAEVSQAGRVLDSNHTVGVLASAHRPTGPADAWRATVLVYASDDTRAHANRSVPLILSLHGVPPGPGLVFVQLYMDNSISSPDGEWRRLGRPVFPSAQQLRRMRAAEDPAAVRPLPFPPSGRLTLSPELPLPSLLLVHVCARPEAPPGQVPVGL; encoded by the exons ATGCGCCCCCCACGCCCCCACGCCTCGCTGCTAGAGCTCCTGGGGGTGCTTCTGGTCGCGTCCCTCGCGGCCGCCGAGGCGCCGCACCTGGTGCGCGTGGACGCGGCCCGCGCGCTGGGGCCCCTGCGACCCTTCTGGAGGAGCACCGGCTTCTG TCCCCCCCTGCCGCACAGCCAGGCTCACCGGTATGACCTCAGCTGGGACCAGCAGCTCAACCTGGCCTACGTGGGCGCCGTCCCTCATGGTGGTATCCAGCAGGTTCGGGCCCACTGGCTGCTGGGCCTCGTCACAGCCAG GAGGTCAGCTGGACAGGGACTGAGCTACAATTTCACCCACCTGGATCGATACCTGGACCTTCTCAGGGAGAACCAGCTCCTCCCAG GCTTTGAGCTGATGGGCAGCCCCTCTGGACACTTCACGGACTTTGAGGACAAGCAGCAGGTGTTCGAGTGGAGGAACCTGGTCTCGCTCCTGGCTAGGAGATACATTG GGTTCGGGATGCACTCGTGTCCCTGCCCCAGGGGAGGGCCCCTcttgccacagcagggactctctGCAGGGAGGTACGGACTCAAGCACGTTTCCAAGTGGAATTTTGAGACGTGGAATGAGCCGGACCACCACGACTTTGACAACGTGTCCATGACCTTGCAAG GCTTCTTGAACTACTACGACGCCTGTTCCGAGGGTCTGCGAGCTGCCAGCCCGGCTCTGCGCCTGGGCGGTCCTGGCGACTCCTTCCGCGACCCACCACGctccccactgtgctggggcctCCTGGCGCACTGTCACAACGGAACCAATTTCTTCACCGGGGAGGTGGGCGTGCGGCTAGACTTCATCGCCCTCCATAAGAAG GGCGCGGGCAGCTCCATCTACATCCTGGAGCAGGAGGTGGCCGTCATGCAGCAGATACAGCGGCTCTTCCCCAAGTTCACGGACACCCCCATTTACAACGACGAGGCTGACCCGCTGGTGGgctggtctctgccacagccctGGAGGGCCGATGTGACCTACGCAGCCATGGTTGTGAAG GTCATCGCGCAGCACCAGAACCTGCTGGTGGCCAACACCAGCTCCTCCATCCGCTACACGCTGCTGAGCAACGACAATGCCTTCCTGAGTTACCACCCGCACCCCTTCTCCCAGCGCACGCTCACTGCGCGCTTCCAGGTCAACAACACGCGCCCACCACACGTGCAGCTGCTGCGCAAGCCGGTGCTCACGGCCATGGGGCTGCTGGCCCTGCTGG ATAGCGAGCAGCTCTGGGCTGAGGTGTCGCAGGCCGGGAGGGTGCTGGACAGCAACCACACAGTGGGCGTCCTGGCCAGCGCCCACCGCCCCACCGGCCCCGCCGATGCCTGGCGGGCCACGGTGCTGGTCTACGCGAGCGACGACACCCGCGCCCACGCCAACCGCAGCGTCCCCTTGATCCTGAGCTTGCACGGGGTGCCCCCGGGCCCTG GGCTCGTCTTTGTCCAGCTCTACATGGAcaactccatctccagccccGACGGCGAGTGGCGGCGCCTGGGCCGGCCGGTCTTCCCCTCCGCCCAGCAGCTCCGGCGCATGCGTGCGGCCGAG GACCCGGCGGCCGTGAGACCGCTGCCCTTCCCCCCCAGTGGCCGCCTGACGCTGAGCCCGGAGCTGCCCCTGCCCTCGCTCCTGCTGGTGCACGTCTGCGCGCGCCCCGAGGCGCCGCCCGGCCAG GTGCCTGTGGGACTATGA
- the IDUA gene encoding alpha-L-iduronidase isoform X1, whose amino-acid sequence MRPPRPHASLLELLGVLLVASLAAAEAPHLVRVDAARALGPLRPFWRSTGFCPPLPHSQAHRYDLSWDQQLNLAYVGAVPHGGIQQVRAHWLLGLVTARRSAGQGLSYNFTHLDRYLDLLRENQLLPGFELMGSPSGHFTDFEDKQQVFEWRNLVSLLARRYIGFGMHSCPCPRGGPLLPQQGLSAGRYGLKHVSKWNFETWNEPDHHDFDNVSMTLQGFLNYYDACSEGLRAASPALRLGGPGDSFRDPPRSPLCWGLLAHCHNGTNFFTGEVGVRLDFIALHKKGAGSSIYILEQEVAVMQQIQRLFPKFTDTPIYNDEADPLVGWSLPQPWRADVTYAAMVVKVIAQHQNLLVANTSSSIRYTLLSNDNAFLSYHPHPFSQRTLTARFQVNNTRPPHVQLLRKPVLTAMGLLALLDSEQLWAEVSQAGRVLDSNHTVGVLASAHRPTGPADAWRATVLVYASDDTRAHANRSVPLILSLHGVPPGPGLVFVQLYMDNSISSPDGEWRRLGRPVFPSAQQLRRMRAAEDPAAVRPLPFPPSGRLTLSPELPLPSLLLVHVCARPEAPPGQVSRLRALPLTRGQLLLVWSDERVGSKCLWDYEIQFCPEGGVYTRVDRKPSTFNLFVFSPDTAVVSGSYRVRAVDYWARPGPFSSPVRYLEVPAR is encoded by the exons ATGCGCCCCCCACGCCCCCACGCCTCGCTGCTAGAGCTCCTGGGGGTGCTTCTGGTCGCGTCCCTCGCGGCCGCCGAGGCGCCGCACCTGGTGCGCGTGGACGCGGCCCGCGCGCTGGGGCCCCTGCGACCCTTCTGGAGGAGCACCGGCTTCTG TCCCCCCCTGCCGCACAGCCAGGCTCACCGGTATGACCTCAGCTGGGACCAGCAGCTCAACCTGGCCTACGTGGGCGCCGTCCCTCATGGTGGTATCCAGCAGGTTCGGGCCCACTGGCTGCTGGGCCTCGTCACAGCCAG GAGGTCAGCTGGACAGGGACTGAGCTACAATTTCACCCACCTGGATCGATACCTGGACCTTCTCAGGGAGAACCAGCTCCTCCCAG GCTTTGAGCTGATGGGCAGCCCCTCTGGACACTTCACGGACTTTGAGGACAAGCAGCAGGTGTTCGAGTGGAGGAACCTGGTCTCGCTCCTGGCTAGGAGATACATTG GGTTCGGGATGCACTCGTGTCCCTGCCCCAGGGGAGGGCCCCTcttgccacagcagggactctctGCAGGGAGGTACGGACTCAAGCACGTTTCCAAGTGGAATTTTGAGACGTGGAATGAGCCGGACCACCACGACTTTGACAACGTGTCCATGACCTTGCAAG GCTTCTTGAACTACTACGACGCCTGTTCCGAGGGTCTGCGAGCTGCCAGCCCGGCTCTGCGCCTGGGCGGTCCTGGCGACTCCTTCCGCGACCCACCACGctccccactgtgctggggcctCCTGGCGCACTGTCACAACGGAACCAATTTCTTCACCGGGGAGGTGGGCGTGCGGCTAGACTTCATCGCCCTCCATAAGAAG GGCGCGGGCAGCTCCATCTACATCCTGGAGCAGGAGGTGGCCGTCATGCAGCAGATACAGCGGCTCTTCCCCAAGTTCACGGACACCCCCATTTACAACGACGAGGCTGACCCGCTGGTGGgctggtctctgccacagccctGGAGGGCCGATGTGACCTACGCAGCCATGGTTGTGAAG GTCATCGCGCAGCACCAGAACCTGCTGGTGGCCAACACCAGCTCCTCCATCCGCTACACGCTGCTGAGCAACGACAATGCCTTCCTGAGTTACCACCCGCACCCCTTCTCCCAGCGCACGCTCACTGCGCGCTTCCAGGTCAACAACACGCGCCCACCACACGTGCAGCTGCTGCGCAAGCCGGTGCTCACGGCCATGGGGCTGCTGGCCCTGCTGG ATAGCGAGCAGCTCTGGGCTGAGGTGTCGCAGGCCGGGAGGGTGCTGGACAGCAACCACACAGTGGGCGTCCTGGCCAGCGCCCACCGCCCCACCGGCCCCGCCGATGCCTGGCGGGCCACGGTGCTGGTCTACGCGAGCGACGACACCCGCGCCCACGCCAACCGCAGCGTCCCCTTGATCCTGAGCTTGCACGGGGTGCCCCCGGGCCCTG GGCTCGTCTTTGTCCAGCTCTACATGGAcaactccatctccagccccGACGGCGAGTGGCGGCGCCTGGGCCGGCCGGTCTTCCCCTCCGCCCAGCAGCTCCGGCGCATGCGTGCGGCCGAG GACCCGGCGGCCGTGAGACCGCTGCCCTTCCCCCCCAGTGGCCGCCTGACGCTGAGCCCGGAGCTGCCCCTGCCCTCGCTCCTGCTGGTGCACGTCTGCGCGCGCCCCGAGGCGCCGCCCGGCCAG GTATCACGGCTCCGCGCCCTGCCCTTGACCCGCGGGCAGCTGCTTTTGGTCTGGTCGGATGAGCGCGTGGGCTCCAA GTGCCTGTGGGACTATGAGATCCAGTTCTGCCCGGAGGGTGGGGTGTACACACGCGTCGACAGGAAGCCTTCAACCTTTAACCTCTTTGTGTTCAGCCCAG ACACGGCTGTTGTCTCTGGCTCCTACCGGGTCCGTGCCGTGGACTACTGGGCCCGGCCAGGCCCCTTCTCGAGCCCTGTGAGGTACCTGGAGGTCCCTGCCAGGTGA